The DNA region CTTCTGGCAATTACAGGTGGTGAGATAATCATGAACAAATTGATGGATAAAAACTGGATTTTCAGCGGCCTGATTCTGGCCATTGTGGTATTGATCCTGATACGCATCACCCCCGAGTCGGTCGACCCGGTCGTAAAATTGGTAATCAGCAAAAACCGCGCAAGCATCAGCAATATTTATCAGCCGCGCGATGTCGAGTTCACCAAAGAGGTGATGGTGGATCGCCTGAACCTGCTTGACAAAAGCCGCTTCAGCCATCCCAAGCTGGGCAATATCGCGGGTTATTCCGATGACTTCTTTGTCGATGTACAGCACCGTATCCAGGTCCTCAAAGGCGGCCAGTTCCGCTTTATGATCGGCAGTGATGACGGCTTTAGCCTGAGCATCAACGGCAAGAAAATCTGTGAGCATTTGGGCGACCGCCCCTACTCCGTCCAGCCCTGCTTTGTGCAGTTGGAACCAGGTACCCACGACTTCAACCTGTCCTACTTCCAGGGCTTCGGCAATTCCGGATTGACTGTACAATACGCCTTGGGCAGCGACAAACCGCGCTGGTTTGGCGACAACTCCAGCAGTATCAAGTTTTAATCTCCCGCAACAAAAAATAAGGCCCGCCTAGGCGGGCCTTATTTTTTTATGGTGAAAAAAACTTATCAATATTTCACACTGCATCCATAAGGGCGAGTGCTGGCCGTCGTGATTGGTTTACCAGCCAAGGCTTCATCCAGTGCAGCCGCCACATAGTTTTTCGAGGTGGGAATCACCGCCGGATTGGCTGAATCATTATCGTCAATCGCACCGGCATAAACGACCTGGCCGTCCGGATTGATAATGTACATGTGCGGTGTGGTCTTCGCGCCATAGGCTTTGCCTGTAGCGCCACTGGGGTCAAGCAGCAAGGCCTCAGACACCATATTGTGATCTGCTTTCACCTTGACCGCTTGTGCAGGTTCCAGATACCCCTGCTTACCTTTGGCCGATGAGATGATGGTCAACCATTCAACCTGTTCACCGTATTTGGCTTGCAGGCTTTGCATGTTATTGCTGCCGTAATGCTTCTTCACATAGGGACAATCCTTGTTAAACCACTCCAGCACCACCCACTTGCCTTTATAGTCTGCCAGTGCATGGTTTTTTCCGTTGGCATCCTCCAGGCTGAAATCCGGTGCAGGTTTACCGGGCACAGCCTCTGCCAATACCAGTGGGGCAAATAATAACGATGATACGGACATGGCCAGGAATCCAGCCCAGGGTTTCAAATGACGACTGATCAGTTTCATAGTGTTACTCCTTCTAGCTCCGGTGGTTATCAATAAAGAAATGGCCCTAACGCAGGTGCTCGCGCACCAGGGCCGGGGTAAGTACTTGCGGCAATAACTCGGGACTTCGGCTACCTGCCGGGTAATAGGCATAGACAGGAACCGAATTGCGCCCCAGGGTTGCCAGTGCCTGGGTAATACGCTGGTCGTAGCGCGTCCAGTCGGCGCGAATCAGCAATACCTGCCGCTCGGCAAACAGGTTTTGGATCTCGTCGGTATCCAGTACCAGCTTTTTATTGACCTGGCAGGTAATACACCAGGCAGCGGTGTAATCAATAAAAACCGGGCGCCCCTCATCCAGGGCCTGTTGCACTAAATCAGGATCATAGCCCCGCCAGGCACTGGCCGTCGGTTGCACAGACGCGGACGGCTCTGTCGGCAGTTGCCGGAATCCGATAACCAGCACTATCAGGGCCAGTATCCAGGCGAAAGCCTTCATCTTGCGCCCTGCGCCCTGCCCCAACCACAGGGCAAATGCCAGCGACAAGAGTAATGCCGACGCAACCAGCCAAGTCTGTTGCCCAAGGAGTTCATCCAGCACCCACAACAGCCACAGCACAGTCGCAAACAGCGGAAATGCCAGCAGCTGGCGCAAACGCTCCATCCAGGGACCGGGTTTGGGCAACAGAGCGGACAGCCGGGGACTAACCGCCAGCAACAGGAAAGGCGCCGCCAGTCCCGCCCCCAAACCGATAAAAATCGCCATCGCCGACAGCGGTGGCAGGCTGGCAGACGCCCCCAGTGCAGCGCCCATAAAAGGCCCCGTACAAGGTGCAGCAACAAATACGGCCAACACGCCGGTCATAAAAGAGCCACTGGCACTGGAGCGCCCGGCAAGGGCCATCAAGGAGTGCCCAAACTCAAAGGCGCCTATAAAACTCAGTGCCATTAACCAGAACAGAATCGCCAGGCCCAACACAATCCAGGGCGACTGGAGCTGGAACCCCCAGCCTATACCCGCACCGGCAGCGCGCAGCAGTAAAAAAGACAAGCCCAGGAGCGCAAAGGTTGCCAGCACACCCGCGCTATACAACAGCCCCTCCCGCACACGCAGCGCGAGGGCTGCTTCACGGGTTTTCATCAAACTGAACAGCTTGATCGACAATACCGGAAACACACAGGGCATCAGGTTAAGCAACACCCCTCCAGCGAAAGCCAGCAACAGCAACCACCACAAAGGTTCACTGACAGGATTGACTATCTCTCCACCAACCGTCAGGGACACTGCCGACCACTCCCAGGCCCTGTCGCCAGAGACGGCGACAAACCCCAGGTGTTCAGGCACAGGGGCAGCCGGCTCCAGCGTGAACGTTAGGATGCGCTCCATCCCCTTGTTCACTGTCTGTGGGGCAGCCGCCGTCACAAACGCGCCATCCAGGGGATACACCTGGGGCTCAGGGGCATTGGCGTCCGCCGAGTGCAGGTGTAGCGCCAGGGTGCGATTGCCATTGGACACCACGGCCTTTGCAAGCTGCCAGGGCACCTGGGCTTGCCCATCATCAACCACCAGGGGCACACGGGCTTTGAAATGCGCCAGCAGCGATTCACTGGCGCTATCCCAAACATCCCTGCCATCCACAAGCGGCACTTGCAGGCTTAAGGAGCCAAAACCAGGGATACACTCCTCCTGGCAAACCAGCCACTCAAGGTCAACACGGACCTCCAAATGTTCATCCGGTGTTTCCGGCAACACCAATTGGAACAAGTAGGCAACATCCCCTTCATAACCCAGGTTAGTGAGATGCGCGACGGGCAAACGGGCAGGAAAAGGCCACAGGGGCTCGGACACAGACGCGTAGTTACCCCGCCAGTCAAAACGGGGCGCCGCACCGGAATCGCCAGGGTTGCGCCAATACACATGCCAATGGGGATCAACCTCAAACAAAATGCCCAATGTTTTCTGTGAAGACGCCAACCCCATCTGCGAAGGAGCCAGCCAACTAATACGGACATGATCCGCGTCAATAACCGGTTCAGCCCTGCACAAGCCAGCCACACTGATCAGCAGCCATCCCAACAACCAGACACAAAGGCGGCCCATCCGATAAAAACCTTTTACGCGCATGCAACCTATTCTCATTCACTTCGAAAGTGCAGGTTATACGCGCAAATAAGCCAGATAGGGACAGGATAAAGGCAAAGAAGTGTTAACCGGGAAATGCAATAGCCGATCAATAAAAAAGCCGCATATTTGCATATGCGGCTTTTGGCAAGCAGGGGTTTTATACCTTAAAAGGTGTAATTCGCTCCCAGATAGAAGGTGCGACCGAACCACTGCAAGGTGCGGGTCAGGTCTTCGTTGAACATATAGTTGCGATTAGGTTCATTCGTCAGGTTGTTAATTGAAAACACCAGATCCAAGCCATTATCAAATTTGTACGCAGCTTGATAATCCACAACCGTTTCCGGTGCATACACAATCGGATTCAGGTTGATATTGCGAGTCTCACCCACGAATGAATCCTGATAGGTTGTCGATACCCGGGTTTCGAATCCACCATAGCTATAGAACACCGTCAGTTTCGCTGAGTTTTCTACCAACCCTGGGAAAGGCAGTGTTCCTGAATTCAAATCAGAATCTACCGGGTTAACAACCGTAATCTCACTATCTGTCCATGAATAACTGGCTGTCAGGCCAAGCCCAGAAAATAGCTCGGGCAAGAAGTTGAAAGTTTGCGTATAGGATAATTCCAATCCACGGATAAAACCACCATCCAGATTATTGATGGATGTAGAGTAAGTACCGTTTTGTACTTCCACCTCACTCACCAAGCCGCCGAGTTCAACAGGCCATGTATCGGGAACATCAAAACCCGCCGCGCGGAAATCAAAGTTCTCAATAGTAATATCCTGAATAAACGACTTGATTTCACGGTGGTAGCCTGCAATCACAATTGCACCGTTGGTTTCCTCCAAATACCACTCATAAGACAAATCAATTTGATCCGCAATAAATGGCTTCAGGAACGGAGAGGTGTTAGAACCGTAATTGAAATAAGGAATATCACCACGCAACTCCACACTACCGGTAGAGTCGGGTGCAGCCAAGCGATTAATGGGTGCACGCGACAGGACACGGGCCATTGCCAAACGCAACTGGTGTGAATCAGCCAAGCTATAGTTCAGGTTAATTGAAGGCAATGTATCACTGTACTTGATGCCAATGTCTTTGTAAGCATAATCTGTTCTGCACTCACCAAGCTCATCACATATTTCTACCGCACCGGCATTTACATCACCATTCACATTAACAATTGCACGACTGGACTGATCGGAGCGAACATGGCGAACACCAATGTTACCGGTCAGATCACGGCCGGCCAACGTAGTTTCAATATTGGCTTGCAAATAAACGGCTGTGACATTTTCATCAATATCAGCACGCTGTAACATAGACCAAGCGCGATCCTCACCCCAGCGGGCAGCGGGAGTAATTGAACGACGGGGCGCTTCAGGATCCAGATTCTCCTCTGTAGGTACAGGAGTTATTCCACGAACTAAACCCAGATTAGAAGCGGATTGAATAATTGCATCACCATCAATTGCCAGGAATGATGGAAAGTGGGAAAAATCACCTTTCCAATTAACAATATCCGCGGTGTCTGTTGTAATTGGCAAGGAGAAGTCCGATTGATAGTAACGGCTTGAACCTGCACCATCAGTTCCATAAACAAAAACCTGACGACGCTCTTTATGATTACGCTCAGAGTAACGCACTCCGGTTTCTACTGATTTGAGCAGCCCAAGCTCTGTGTCGTATTTAACATCAAACCGTACTGCATCAATTTTGTCATCACTGATGCGTGGATAACGCTCATAACTGGTTAACCGAACATTACTTACACCCTGCTCATCAAAGTAGGTGTAATCGCGGTTCATGCTAATACTGGGAAGGTTAATGCCATCCAGCAAATAGCTTACAGATTGATTAGGATCCCGCTCATAAGGATCTTGCCCAGGCACAAGATTTTCAGCTTCGCGATATAAATGCGCACGCGTCACCGCCTCCGCCTGATTACCAGACGAGTCAGAGTGCGAAAGATCCAGGGACAATGTCAATGCGTCTTCTTTCCATTTCACGTTTAAACCGCTGGAAAGCAAATCATTCTTCTGAGTAACATCGTTGTTGTTGATTTGGAAATTAAATGAGTCACGTTGCTGAATTGAATCATAAACGCCAAACTCACCACCAATAACAGCAATGTTATTCCACAGGATTACGTTCGCAATGTCTGCTTGCGCAATGGGCTGAACACGAAAACCACGGTTAAAGCTATTGGATTCAAAATCAGAATAAAAGATATCAGCCTGAACCGCCAATTGATCATTAGGCTCGTATTGAACAGAGGCTACATAACCATCCCGAGTTTCTTCTCCTCCAGTTTGGAACAATTCAAAACCGTCACTAATCGCAACCAGTGTCGGGCGCTGGGAAGGATCAACCTGATTCAAATTTGAATCCAAAACATTAATACCCAGATTTGCCTCATCCCATAAGTTCAGTGCTTGATCCAGGTTATAGTGCTCAAAACGCACGGCCGCACGCGGTTGGTACATATGGGCATAACCAACAGCAACCCCTAAGGTGTCATCAAATAATTTCTTTTGGTAGGAGATAGATAAACGTCTACCGTAAGGATCTGCTCCATAAATATCTTCAGCCTGGTCATTAAAACTACCTCGAACACTAACCATGACCTTTTGGTTTTCGCTCATTTCCAGTGGATTTGCGGTCTTCAATTCCACAGAGCCTGCCACACCACCTTCAATCAAGGAGGCTTTGGGAGACATATATACTTCAACAGATTGAATCAGTTCCGATGGGAACTGACTGAATTCCATGGCACGGGTACCATTGGGGGAAACTTGTTCACGACCGTTAAGGGTTGAAAACACGAAGCCTTCACCCATACCACGGATTTGAATAGTACTGGCCTGGCCACCTGAACGGGTTACAGTAATGCTGGGAACACGCCCCAATGCATCGGCAATTGACACATCAGGCAAGCCACCAATATCTGCTGCAGAAATAGCCTGGACAACCGTATCAGCATTACGTTTTACATCCAGGGCATTTTGAATGGATTTTGCATAACCGGTAACAACGACTTCTTCAACGGTTGGATCAACTGTTTCTTGTGCAATAAGGGATTGGGAGAGCGATACCAATGCCAGGCCCGACATAGCAGCGGCAATAGGTTTTACAGTAAATTTTTTCATGTGCTTAGTCTCAGCTTGTTATCTGGTGTTATCTGTTTTTTCTAACGCCCCCACCTCAGCGGGGGCTATGGCTGATTAGTCAGCAGAATCAACAGTAACGGTCAGTGCTTCGGGATTTGCAGTATCCAGGGTGAACACATATTCGCCTTCCGACGCTATGCTTAAACCGATATTGCTTCCACCTGCCACCAAATTAACCGGTGTACCCAGTACAGCACTATTACTCGAACCGAAATCCAGCGCGCCCCAATCTGCAGCAGCCACTTTAAATTGGTAACTATTGTTAGCTGCCAGATTGAGTTTCAATGTGTACAAACCACTTCCCGAATAAGCCAGTTGGTTTGCATCAGTAGCGCCCCAGTCACTAGATACATTACCTCTAATATAGATAGGCAAAGAGGAATATACGTTATCTGCATAAACCTTCACGGTTGGAACAGCAGGGTCCTGCATGTTGAGTTCAAATCGATAGGTTGCAGATATGCTTACCGTCAGGCCTATATTGTCCCCTCCTTGCGAAACAGGGGCTTCTTCACCCAAATCAATCGAGCTGCCATTACCAAAGTTAAAGGTACTCCAGTCACTGCTTGCGATTTTGAATGAATATGGGTCTTCAGCAGCAGCTACATCTACTGCAACCGAATAGATACCTTTGCCGGTATAGCTCAGTTGATTGAGGGTAGTGGTTGCATCCCAACCTACTTCTGGAATATTTCCACGCAGATAAACCGTCCCACCATTCAATTGTTCCTTAACAACAGTAATAGTCGGAGCAGTCAAACTCGACGATGCATCAAGCTCGAAGCGATACAAGCCAGACTCAGTAATATTGATACTAATATCACTGCTGTCTCCACCTTGGTTAAGTACAAGAGGAGCACCCAATACGACAGTGGCATTAGCTCCCAAATTGGGGACATTCCAATCTGCGGCAGCTATTTTGAACTTGTAGGCATCCACTCTAGCGTCAATATCGAGTACAACGGAATAGATACCACGACCATGATAGGCCATCCGTGTGGCATCAACAGCAGACCAATCATCGTCGTAAACATTACCACGCACATAAACATCGCTGGCATAAGGTGGTGGTTCCTGATCTGGCAGATCAAGCGTTGCACCTGCGGATAAACCAACGCCCTGACCTCCTGCCTGCTTTTTCACAAACACAGCCGTTGTAAATGCAGGCACAGTGAAATTGCCACCTATCTCATCATTTACGGCTTCAGCAAATGAGGCATTTCTGACAATCTCATCGACAGAGTTTTTCTGGATATCGTGCAGTTCAAAACCGGTAGCCGTTGGTACAGTCAGTGTTTGCGCAGTAGTCGTACCGTTAAAGACAACCACCATCGCATCAAGCGCAGGATCCAAATCGGCGCGCTGAACATCTTCCGTACCACTCACAACACCGGCACCATCATCAATGCTCATCACAATAACGCCCGCTTTCTGCGACTTGCCACCATCCTGGAAGCCTACGCGGTCAAAAACCTCCTGCGCAGTTTGCAGGCTGAACAAGGGGGAGTTTTTCGCGATTGCCAACATCTCCTTGAATATTTCACCAGCAAACTCGATATGCTCCGGTGATGGCTTGGAGTTTACATCGTTGAACGCCGACAGAATTTGCGCATCACTGGGCATCCCTTCTTTTCTCGGAGGCAGGCCGACAGCCCAATTATTGGTTTGCTTGGTAAAGTCAACATAGTTAAACCAGTCACCAGCATTGTAGCTATCGGCAGTCATGGATTTAGAACGGAGTAGATCACTACCCATGTGAATGAAAGGGATGCCTTGGCTTAGCACAGGAATCGACAACGTAATATTTTGCATACGGACACGGTTATCAATACTGGTACCAGCATCAATGGCGTCAGGCTTATGCATCCAATCCCACAATGTTTCGTTATCGTGTTTTTCGACGTAGTTAATAGCCTCTTGCGGATCCAGGTTATAGGCACCAACTGTGCTGGCACTGATAATAGCGCCGTTCTTTGCCTTCAACTTGAAGTCTGCGAGGTTACCAGCCAGACCGGCACGTATCGCATCGACACTACCGCCCTTAAACAACTGGAACTCACGTAAAGGATTACGCATACGGTCATTAAAGGTACCAATACCAGTTCCTGCCAATGACATCTGGGTCGCTAAATTTTCAAGACCAATACGCTCCGGAGCAGGGCTAGCCGGATTCCACGCTTCAGCATAGAAATAATTGTCCGGGTCTATCGCTCTAACAGCATCATAGGATTCTGTCAGTACGGCCTTAGGCATATAGCCTGACTGGTCAAAACGGAAACCATCAACCTTGTAGTTTTGTGTCCAATGAACCAATGAGTCTTTTACGAACTTGGCCATCATACGATGCTCTGTTGCAGTGTCAGAACCTGCACCAGTACCATTTTCTGCAAGGCCGGTGGATACATTCGTACGGAAGTAATAACCGGGAACAATCTTATCGAAAGTGGAATTGGGGCTTGTATTACCTGATTCCAGCGTATGTGGGTACACAACATCAAATACAGTGCGCAAACCAATATTGTGCAGAGCCATAATCATAGCGCGCTTTTCTTTTACGCGGACAAAACCATTACTGTCTGTTGCGTAGCTGCCCTCTGGAGCATTGTAGTGGACAGGATCATATCCCCAGTTAAATCCATCGATATCTTTAATGGCATTAATCAGGTCACGCGCAGCACTGGTCTTGGTATCAAATGATGCGATAACCTCACTGACTTTTTTACTATTAGGAATAGAGCCATCGCATACCGACAGATCTGCCGGATTACTGACACGCTGGCACAGTTCGAAAATATAGCTATCAAGATTGACCTGAGAACCAGCCCCCTCAGGAACTGTTCCACCGTCGTTGGTAGGCAGAAGGTGAATATGGGTCAAACCAGATTCAACCAAGGACTTCAGATGGTTTACTGGCGCAGAGTCAGCAACAGTAAATGCCATATATTTACCGCGATAGGCTTTAGGCGTACTTTCATCCTGTGCACTGAAGTCGCGTACATGCGCTTCATAGATCACGAAGTTTTCGGGGGCTCCAGCAACAGGAACCGTATGCTCATCCCAACCCGATGGTTTGAGATCAGCATCATTCAAATTCACAAACTGTGAATAACGGCCATCAGTCGCCAGTGAAATAGAGTAAGGATCCGTTACTTCCAAACGACGGATACGCTGATCGACCGCGTTAAACGCGGTTACACGAAAACGATAAAACTTGCGATCCAGTTGTGCAAGAGTTCCCTGGTAGTGCCAAATACCGGTAACAGTATCGAGCTGCATGGGAATATTTTCAGCCAAACGCAGAGGCTGGCCACTGAATACGCGTAGCTCAACATTTTGTGCAGTCGGCGCCCAAACAGAAACACCGACACCGCCCGCAGTGTAAGTAACACCCAATGTGGCTTCATCAGCATCATTATCCGACGAGGTGTAAATATCATCCAGCGCACCCGCCGTCTGTAGACGTGTGGCATAACCGCGAACAACAGTAACTTCCTGTTCTTCCTGGGTGACAGGATCTGTCTCAGTCTCTACTGAGTCATAACGACCATACAGGATTAACTCACCTTTGAGTGCGGTCTTAATCTCATCAAGTCCAGTAGTTGACGGAATGTCATAAGCAGAATA from Cellvibrio japonicus Ueda107 includes:
- a CDS encoding protein-disulfide reductase DsbD family protein; amino-acid sequence: MRVKGFYRMGRLCVWLLGWLLISVAGLCRAEPVIDADHVRISWLAPSQMGLASSQKTLGILFEVDPHWHVYWRNPGDSGAAPRFDWRGNYASVSEPLWPFPARLPVAHLTNLGYEGDVAYLFQLVLPETPDEHLEVRVDLEWLVCQEECIPGFGSLSLQVPLVDGRDVWDSASESLLAHFKARVPLVVDDGQAQVPWQLAKAVVSNGNRTLALHLHSADANAPEPQVYPLDGAFVTAAAPQTVNKGMERILTFTLEPAAPVPEHLGFVAVSGDRAWEWSAVSLTVGGEIVNPVSEPLWWLLLLAFAGGVLLNLMPCVFPVLSIKLFSLMKTREAALALRVREGLLYSAGVLATFALLGLSFLLLRAAGAGIGWGFQLQSPWIVLGLAILFWLMALSFIGAFEFGHSLMALAGRSSASGSFMTGVLAVFVAAPCTGPFMGAALGASASLPPLSAMAIFIGLGAGLAAPFLLLAVSPRLSALLPKPGPWMERLRQLLAFPLFATVLWLLWVLDELLGQQTWLVASALLLSLAFALWLGQGAGRKMKAFAWILALIVLVIGFRQLPTEPSASVQPTASAWRGYDPDLVQQALDEGRPVFIDYTAAWCITCQVNKKLVLDTDEIQNLFAERQVLLIRADWTRYDQRITQALATLGRNSVPVYAYYPAGSRSPELLPQVLTPALVREHLR
- a CDS encoding TonB-dependent receptor, which codes for MKKFTVKPIAAAMSGLALVSLSQSLIAQETVDPTVEEVVVTGYAKSIQNALDVKRNADTVVQAISAADIGGLPDVSIADALGRVPSITVTRSGGQASTIQIRGMGEGFVFSTLNGREQVSPNGTRAMEFSQFPSELIQSVEVYMSPKASLIEGGVAGSVELKTANPLEMSENQKVMVSVRGSFNDQAEDIYGADPYGRRLSISYQKKLFDDTLGVAVGYAHMYQPRAAVRFEHYNLDQALNLWDEANLGINVLDSNLNQVDPSQRPTLVAISDGFELFQTGGEETRDGYVASVQYEPNDQLAVQADIFYSDFESNSFNRGFRVQPIAQADIANVILWNNIAVIGGEFGVYDSIQQRDSFNFQINNNDVTQKNDLLSSGLNVKWKEDALTLSLDLSHSDSSGNQAEAVTRAHLYREAENLVPGQDPYERDPNQSVSYLLDGINLPSISMNRDYTYFDEQGVSNVRLTSYERYPRISDDKIDAVRFDVKYDTELGLLKSVETGVRYSERNHKERRQVFVYGTDGAGSSRYYQSDFSLPITTDTADIVNWKGDFSHFPSFLAIDGDAIIQSASNLGLVRGITPVPTEENLDPEAPRRSITPAARWGEDRAWSMLQRADIDENVTAVYLQANIETTLAGRDLTGNIGVRHVRSDQSSRAIVNVNGDVNAGAVEICDELGECRTDYAYKDIGIKYSDTLPSINLNYSLADSHQLRLAMARVLSRAPINRLAAPDSTGSVELRGDIPYFNYGSNTSPFLKPFIADQIDLSYEWYLEETNGAIVIAGYHREIKSFIQDITIENFDFRAAGFDVPDTWPVELGGLVSEVEVQNGTYSTSINNLDGGFIRGLELSYTQTFNFLPELFSGLGLTASYSWTDSEITVVNPVDSDLNSGTLPFPGLVENSAKLTVFYSYGGFETRVSTTYQDSFVGETRNINLNPIVYAPETVVDYQAAYKFDNGLDLVFSINNLTNEPNRNYMFNEDLTRTLQWFGRTFYLGANYTF
- a CDS encoding serine protease, with amino-acid sequence MNKLMDKNWIFSGLILAIVVLILIRITPESVDPVVKLVISKNRASISNIYQPRDVEFTKEVMVDRLNLLDKSRFSHPKLGNIAGYSDDFFVDVQHRIQVLKGGQFRFMIGSDDGFSLSINGKKICEHLGDRPYSVQPCFVQLEPGTHDFNLSYFQGFGNSGLTVQYALGSDKPRWFGDNSSSIKF
- a CDS encoding alpha-1,6-glucosidase domain-containing protein — translated: MLKYRNKLGLFALVLGLTALSGCGGGSGTGTDQVNFPKCQDPEVLLPGGQCGLPTEPFVPPACPDGQIRNALGVCIPSNFPTPVYKPGLNEAVIYVNVDGTESERKELLSKYNLHLWQACGGGWGNSVTDGKNTNYVIPTTWPNGPFASSSGEPGAEKPHDPYYGAYFIIPISADGTCGNFIVKRPDLEPVLQTNDLRLTISRAGGQFDRMVWVVINKDDMRNSIVSQVPACLRPDCSLERPITTITGIDAHWIDRDTIVWNKTIDPDYDVVLYQSAEAGMSANTEGDIVGGQALATLSGARPMTEEEISRFPHLASYSAYDIPSTTGLDEIKTALKGELILYGRYDSVETETDPVTQEEQEVTVVRGYATRLQTAGALDDIYTSSDNDADEATLGVTYTAGGVGVSVWAPTAQNVELRVFSGQPLRLAENIPMQLDTVTGIWHYQGTLAQLDRKFYRFRVTAFNAVDQRIRRLEVTDPYSISLATDGRYSQFVNLNDADLKPSGWDEHTVPVAGAPENFVIYEAHVRDFSAQDESTPKAYRGKYMAFTVADSAPVNHLKSLVESGLTHIHLLPTNDGGTVPEGAGSQVNLDSYIFELCQRVSNPADLSVCDGSIPNSKKVSEVIASFDTKTSAARDLINAIKDIDGFNWGYDPVHYNAPEGSYATDSNGFVRVKEKRAMIMALHNIGLRTVFDVVYPHTLESGNTSPNSTFDKIVPGYYFRTNVSTGLAENGTGAGSDTATEHRMMAKFVKDSLVHWTQNYKVDGFRFDQSGYMPKAVLTESYDAVRAIDPDNYFYAEAWNPASPAPERIGLENLATQMSLAGTGIGTFNDRMRNPLREFQLFKGGSVDAIRAGLAGNLADFKLKAKNGAIISASTVGAYNLDPQEAINYVEKHDNETLWDWMHKPDAIDAGTSIDNRVRMQNITLSIPVLSQGIPFIHMGSDLLRSKSMTADSYNAGDWFNYVDFTKQTNNWAVGLPPRKEGMPSDAQILSAFNDVNSKPSPEHIEFAGEIFKEMLAIAKNSPLFSLQTAQEVFDRVGFQDGGKSQKAGVIVMSIDDGAGVVSGTEDVQRADLDPALDAMVVVFNGTTTAQTLTVPTATGFELHDIQKNSVDEIVRNASFAEAVNDEIGGNFTVPAFTTAVFVKKQAGGQGVGLSAGATLDLPDQEPPPYASDVYVRGNVYDDDWSAVDATRMAYHGRGIYSVVLDIDARVDAYKFKIAAADWNVPNLGANATVVLGAPLVLNQGGDSSDISINITESGLYRFELDASSSLTAPTITVVKEQLNGGTVYLRGNIPEVGWDATTTLNQLSYTGKGIYSVAVDVAAAEDPYSFKIASSDWSTFNFGNGSSIDLGEEAPVSQGGDNIGLTVSISATYRFELNMQDPAVPTVKVYADNVYSSLPIYIRGNVSSDWGATDANQLAYSGSGLYTLKLNLAANNSYQFKVAAADWGALDFGSSNSAVLGTPVNLVAGGSNIGLSIASEGEYVFTLDTANPEALTVTVDSAD
- a CDS encoding thioredoxin family protein, with the translated sequence MKLISRHLKPWAGFLAMSVSSLLFAPLVLAEAVPGKPAPDFSLEDANGKNHALADYKGKWVVLEWFNKDCPYVKKHYGSNNMQSLQAKYGEQVEWLTIISSAKGKQGYLEPAQAVKVKADHNMVSEALLLDPSGATGKAYGAKTTPHMYIINPDGQVVYAGAIDDNDSANPAVIPTSKNYVAAALDEALAGKPITTASTRPYGCSVKY